DNA from Acidobacteriota bacterium:
TGCGGGCCGCCTGACGATCATCTCCAGGGTGCCGCCGTCGGCGGGGGAGGCCAGGACATGGCCGAAGCCGGCGGTCAGCTCGGCCTCGGTGAGGTGAGCGGGTCCGGGGGTGCTTTCAAGGTCAGCGCACACTGAATTCTCTCCTGATGTAAGAACCGTTGCCGCCGTTCTCGTCCCAGAGGCCGATGGCGACCCGATGGCTACCGCGCGGAATGGGGTACTCGAAGCTGACCGCGAAGAACTGGTCCCGGGCCTCCGACCAGTCACGGTCGGGGATGGCGAGGGGGAGGACGATGTGGCTAGGCGCCAACTGCTCGCCGTCCTCGGTGAGAACGACGGCGACCACGCGGACCTGGTCGGTGCGCTGTCCGGCCTGCTCGATCATGATGAGCTTGTCGAGGGGCACGGAAACGGTGAAGTCGACGTCGTAGAAGCCGCCGCCGCCGGTGTCCCACTGGATGCTGTCAATGTGAAGTCCGTGAGGGTTCTCGGTCCAGCCGAGCAACAGGGCGCCGACAGTCCGCTCGGCCAGCCGCTCGCGGAGAGATCTTGCCACGTAGCTCGTCCGGTGGCGCAGCCGCAGGTTCCGCGGCCGGGGCCTGATGCGGACCTCGTGGATCGAACCCTCCACGAACTCGTCGAGCACGTAGCCGAGCGAGTAGTAGGAACCGAGGTCCGCCGCCACCTGGTCGAAGAAAGTGCCCACGTTGCGGCCGGAAACCCAGGAGCGGCCGCCGGTGTCGTGGGCAAGGCCGTTCAGCACGCCGCGGAGGTCGGAGAGGTAGGTGAGCTTCTGCTGGTCCGATACGCGTTCGGACAGAGCCGCCGCGGCGACTTCGACCTCGGGCGGCTTGAAGGCGTAGAAGGAGACGCGGTGCGAGTTCGCGCGCGCGGCCAGGCCGGCGTACCGGGCACTGAGATCGAAGGTGGACAGGTCTTGCTGGAAGGACGTTGTCGTGAGCGCGGCGGTGCCCTGGATGTTCGAGTTCCTCGTGTACAGGTTGTTCGGTGCGTCGAAGCCCTCCGGCGCGTCGACCTCGCGGCTCTGCATCAGCTCGGTGCCGGTTTCTTCCCGGCGACCGGCCACGCGCTTCTGCACGTTCTGGAGCAGGCGGTCGAACGGCCGGGACGCGAAGCCGTCGCTGATCAGGAAGAAGGCCTTGCGTCCGGGAACGAGGGCCAGCGACTCGACGACATCCTCGATCGCGTCGGCGGTGCGGGCGCTGTCCTGATGCACGACGCGCGCGTAGGCGAGCAACTCGGCGAGCGTCGCGCGCAGAGCGCCGATGCTGCCGGCCGACTCCTGGCGCCGGGCGTTCAACTGGTTCATCAACTGGAGGAAACTCTCCTGCGACCTGCGCTTGAGCCCCTGGGCCTCCGTGAAGACCTGGTGCGCGGCTTCGGCCCGGTTCAGCCCCTGGGCCAGGGCGATGTAGTCCGTCGTCAGGTCCTGGAGCAGCCGCAACTCGCCGTCGAATGCGACCACCATCGCGTAGACGGGGACGTCCCGGTCGCCGGTTTCAAGCTGGCCACGGGCGAAGTCCTTGATCTGGTCCATCACCGCGGAGCGGCTGGCGACGGTGAGATGGGTGTTGTCGAAGAAGAACGCGATCGACAGGGGCTCCCGCACGAGTTCCGGGTCCGAGTCTCCGGCACTGCCGCCGCGGCCGAAGTAGTTGAGCTCGACCGGCGCGCCGTTGTCGAAGACCCGGAAGTTCTGGCGCGACAGGTCTTCCGCCGGGCGCCCGTTGCGGTCGGTGGCGATGACGTCCACGTTGACGACCGTCACCTCGACCACGTCGCTCAGTGCACCGACGCCGCGGCCGAGCGGGCCCTCCGGGAGGTTTTCAGCCTGCCGGGCCTGGGTCGGTGTGGCCGCCCCCGGTGGAGTCCCCAGTGCCAGGACCGCTCCGAGCAGAGTTGCTCCGATCATCTGGTTCCCCTTCGGATGGCTACGGCGTGTGCCGCTCCAGGAACGCTCTCACCTGGGCCGCCGCTGCCCTTGCCGCCTCCGCGCTCTTCCACTCGAGGATCATCTCGTTGTTGGGCGCCAGGGCGGCGATCTCCTCGGCGATCGGCCGGGGATGGTAGGCGTCG
Protein-coding regions in this window:
- a CDS encoding VWA domain-containing protein, encoding MIGATLLGAVLALGTPPGAATPTQARQAENLPEGPLGRGVGALSDVVEVTVVNVDVIATDRNGRPAEDLSRQNFRVFDNGAPVELNYFGRGGSAGDSDPELVREPLSIAFFFDNTHLTVASRSAVMDQIKDFARGQLETGDRDVPVYAMVVAFDGELRLLQDLTTDYIALAQGLNRAEAAHQVFTEAQGLKRRSQESFLQLMNQLNARRQESAGSIGALRATLAELLAYARVVHQDSARTADAIEDVVESLALVPGRKAFFLISDGFASRPFDRLLQNVQKRVAGRREETGTELMQSREVDAPEGFDAPNNLYTRNSNIQGTAALTTTSFQQDLSTFDLSARYAGLAARANSHRVSFYAFKPPEVEVAAAALSERVSDQQKLTYLSDLRGVLNGLAHDTGGRSWVSGRNVGTFFDQVAADLGSYYSLGYVLDEFVEGSIHEVRIRPRPRNLRLRHRTSYVARSLRERLAERTVGALLLGWTENPHGLHIDSIQWDTGGGGFYDVDFTVSVPLDKLIMIEQAGQRTDQVRVVAVVLTEDGEQLAPSHIVLPLAIPDRDWSEARDQFFAVSFEYPIPRGSHRVAIGLWDENGGNGSYIRREFSVR